A stretch of the Methylacidiphilum caldifontis genome encodes the following:
- a CDS encoding CHAD domain-containing protein: MEKGQSIKIKRAQPGIFWDKAAEKLLKWKNPTNFDDNIHDLRVLGKKLRALYYFFKPFLDKNFVRKEKQKVKKAMSSLGNIRDSHVSTKIYSKIKQEYPQLIFPKILEHFLGSQSHGLKQNQPYSNGKSPQIEKKHVKSMEIILVARERLLKKISGKPFEKQVIIERLQDGLNAVVDSMIKAKNESSAASFHEWRIKTKRFYYQLSLCLHWKSSAELEKIVKKFKQIEQFLGQAHDFHVLFSLISNIDSKYLGDKEKKSFEEFLLLLNKFELENEKEALELAEKLIGSGLEETIPTLFNP, from the coding sequence ATGGAAAAAGGGCAGAGTATAAAAATCAAACGGGCTCAACCTGGCATATTTTGGGATAAGGCTGCTGAGAAGCTTTTGAAGTGGAAAAATCCCACTAACTTTGACGACAATATCCATGACCTGAGAGTCTTGGGGAAGAAATTACGCGCTTTATATTATTTTTTTAAACCCTTCTTGGACAAAAATTTTGTAAGGAAAGAAAAACAAAAAGTTAAAAAAGCGATGTCTAGCCTAGGAAACATAAGGGACTCACATGTTTCTACAAAGATCTATAGTAAAATAAAGCAAGAATATCCTCAGCTTATTTTCCCTAAGATCCTTGAACATTTTCTTGGCAGTCAGTCCCATGGATTAAAACAAAACCAACCCTATTCGAATGGTAAAAGCCCGCAGATAGAAAAAAAACATGTTAAATCCATGGAGATCATATTGGTTGCAAGAGAAAGGTTGCTTAAAAAAATATCAGGAAAGCCCTTTGAAAAGCAGGTGATCATAGAAAGATTGCAAGATGGACTGAATGCCGTTGTAGATAGCATGATCAAAGCTAAAAATGAGAGTTCTGCTGCTTCTTTCCATGAATGGAGGATAAAAACAAAAAGATTTTATTACCAGCTTAGTCTCTGTTTGCACTGGAAGAGCTCAGCAGAACTGGAGAAAATTGTAAAAAAATTTAAACAGATTGAACAATTTCTTGGTCAAGCTCATGATTTTCATGTGCTTTTTAGCTTGATATCGAATATCGATTCAAAATATCTAGGGGATAAAGAAAAGAAATCTTTTGAAGAGTTCCTTTTATTGTTGAACAAGTTTGAGCTAGAAAATGAAAAGGAAGCTCTTGAGCTGGCTGAAAAGCTCATCGGCTCAGGGTTAGAAGAAACCATACCCACTCTTTTCAATCCATAG
- the rpmG gene encoding 50S ribosomal protein L33 — MPREQIILECTEAKAEGKPASRYYGTKNKKQQQAKIELRKYNPFLKRHTLHREIK; from the coding sequence ATGCCTAGAGAACAGATTATCCTCGAATGCACGGAAGCCAAAGCGGAAGGAAAACCCGCTTCACGTTATTATGGGACGAAAAACAAAAAACAGCAGCAAGCTAAAATTGAACTTAGGAAATACAACCCTTTTTTAAAAAGACATACCCTTCATCGAGAAATCAAGTAG
- the ispD gene encoding 2-C-methyl-D-erythritol 4-phosphate cytidylyltransferase has product MKAPIGSILVAAGQSRRMGFDKIFKPFSNGLCPLEICLCTISRSPLVGQIIVVVSKENIQNAEEKVSGLSLDKPLKVVMGGKERQDSVYQGFLALDEGFEYVMIHDSARPFVTEELIENVYRAAVEVGAAICGKPCSDTLKEVGAQAQVLRTLDRSKIWTVQTPQIFRRPLLQKAYLELYSQGKIVTDDASAIEMIGKDVKVVHYMGTNLKMTMPEDWELAELLLEKKERLQPRQRS; this is encoded by the coding sequence ATGAAAGCTCCAATAGGGTCAATTCTCGTTGCGGCTGGACAAAGCCGACGTATGGGTTTCGATAAAATATTTAAGCCTTTTTCAAATGGGCTCTGTCCTTTAGAGATCTGTCTTTGTACGATTAGCCGCTCACCCTTAGTCGGGCAGATTATTGTTGTGGTCTCAAAAGAAAACATCCAAAATGCGGAGGAAAAGGTTTCAGGACTTTCTTTAGACAAGCCGCTAAAAGTTGTAATGGGTGGGAAAGAAAGACAGGACTCCGTTTACCAGGGATTTTTAGCTTTGGATGAGGGATTTGAATATGTGATGATCCATGACTCGGCCAGACCATTTGTTACCGAAGAACTGATTGAGAACGTGTATCGGGCAGCCGTTGAAGTAGGAGCTGCAATCTGTGGCAAGCCCTGTTCAGATACCCTAAAAGAAGTAGGTGCGCAAGCTCAAGTACTACGAACCCTGGATAGAAGTAAAATATGGACCGTTCAGACTCCGCAGATTTTCCGAAGGCCGTTATTGCAAAAAGCTTATCTAGAACTGTATTCACAAGGAAAAATAGTCACTGACGATGCTTCGGCGATAGAAATGATAGGAAAAGATGTCAAAGTTGTCCATTACATGGGAACGAACTTAAAAATGACCATGCCCGAAGATTGGGAACTTGCAGAACTCCTACTAGAGAAAAAAGAAAGACTACAACCAAGGCAGCGAAGTTGA
- a CDS encoding MlaD family protein, whose translation MEPKNLEIKVGLFLLIGLSILGGLIIYFGRYGEKFRPSYQITVEFPNAYGLIKGAPVHFAGAPVGRVISTPRQIREGRAVEVDLKINADAKIRKDALFQIVDVGMLGDKAIAITPKGTTAPFLRNGDKVRGSRASTLSDVTTQIAPLISSATQLLEGAGTIVNRINQNVLTDETATDLRATIKELRAVLTRTDQLLADAQYGKGPLAKILNDPEISENLSAFVFNLRKKGILFYSDVAAKEEAKEAAAQHHEGARTKGPVMKAKLDKSTVK comes from the coding sequence ATGGAACCAAAAAATTTGGAAATTAAAGTGGGGCTGTTTCTCCTTATAGGTTTGTCAATTCTTGGGGGACTGATTATTTATTTTGGTCGATATGGCGAAAAATTTCGGCCTTCATACCAAATTACAGTGGAATTTCCCAATGCTTACGGTTTGATTAAGGGTGCGCCAGTTCACTTTGCAGGTGCCCCAGTAGGAAGAGTGATAAGCACACCTCGGCAGATTAGGGAAGGAAGAGCTGTTGAGGTGGATTTAAAAATTAATGCTGATGCAAAAATAAGAAAAGATGCTCTCTTTCAAATTGTTGACGTGGGAATGCTTGGGGATAAAGCCATAGCGATAACTCCAAAGGGAACAACCGCTCCTTTTTTAAGGAACGGAGACAAGGTGCGGGGAAGCCGGGCTTCTACTTTAAGTGATGTCACAACTCAGATTGCACCGTTAATCAGTTCAGCTACCCAACTGCTCGAGGGGGCGGGAACCATCGTTAATAGGATTAATCAAAATGTACTGACTGATGAGACGGCTACTGATCTTCGAGCAACGATTAAAGAGCTGCGAGCGGTTTTAACCCGAACCGACCAGCTTCTTGCCGATGCTCAGTATGGCAAAGGGCCCTTGGCCAAGATTTTGAACGATCCAGAAATATCCGAAAACCTTTCCGCTTTTGTGTTTAACCTACGAAAAAAAGGAATTCTTTTTTACTCGGATGTAGCAGCTAAAGAAGAGGCAAAAGAAGCAGCAGCTCAGCATCATGAAGGAGCTAGGACCAAGGGTCCAGTGATGAAAGCAAAGTTAGATAAAAGTACCGTAAAATAA
- a CDS encoding ABC transporter ATP-binding protein, whose amino-acid sequence MLKVINVRKSFNGITVLDGVNLEIPKGDRFMIIGRSGGGKSVLLRIILGLIKPDSGEVWYNEKNLVELSERKLAPIRRDMGMVFQNGALFDFMTVEENVAFALREKGGMSEKEIKKEVSEILERLLLKGQEQKMPSELSGGMKKRVAVARAVIAKPKIIFFDEPTAGLDPIAASELNALICSLNKDFNVTTVVVTHDMEAVRQLGRTVAMLYNGKIYSVGTPEEFAASKDPVIRNFVYGIIESEVRCN is encoded by the coding sequence ATGTTGAAAGTCATCAATGTAAGAAAATCTTTTAATGGGATTACGGTGCTTGATGGGGTAAATTTGGAAATTCCAAAAGGGGATAGGTTTATGATTATAGGTAGAAGCGGAGGAGGCAAAAGTGTCCTTCTTCGCATTATCCTGGGATTAATTAAGCCTGATTCGGGAGAAGTTTGGTACAATGAAAAAAATCTTGTAGAACTTTCTGAAAGAAAGCTTGCCCCGATACGCCGTGATATGGGAATGGTTTTTCAAAATGGAGCCCTTTTTGATTTTATGACCGTTGAAGAAAATGTTGCTTTTGCCTTGCGTGAAAAAGGGGGAATGAGTGAAAAGGAAATTAAGAAGGAAGTGAGCGAAATTTTAGAGAGACTTTTATTAAAAGGTCAAGAGCAGAAAATGCCCTCTGAACTTAGTGGAGGAATGAAAAAAAGGGTGGCTGTGGCCAGGGCGGTCATTGCCAAACCAAAGATCATTTTTTTTGATGAACCTACAGCGGGTCTTGATCCAATCGCTGCATCTGAGCTCAATGCCCTTATTTGTTCGTTAAATAAAGATTTTAATGTGACGACGGTGGTCGTGACTCATGACATGGAAGCGGTAAGACAGTTAGGCAGGACTGTGGCGATGCTTTATAACGGTAAGATTTACAGTGTGGGGACTCCTGAGGAATTTGCTGCTTCAAAAGATCCTGTTATTCGTAATTTTGTTTATGGGATTATCGAATCCGAAGTGAGGTGTAATTGA
- a CDS encoding MlaE family ABC transporter permease, protein MIYRLGSLCTKFFKATGEIFFLLLDTLYSFFSFPLRWKLFLTQILSIGAKSQIIVVITGAFTGAVFAAQVQFHFGKLGMSSATGPVVTLAMLRELGPVLCALMVSGRVGSAMAAEISTMKVTEQIDALRSLGVYVTQYLIVPRFLGLVVSMPLLVAITSGIGILCGYLVSVPLLGVEPAYYWENTIRFTSLDDVWMGEIKGMFFGGLIVLISCYRGLNCQLSAEGVGVAATQAMVYSSIAILISNFFFSFLMNILFA, encoded by the coding sequence TTGATTTATCGGTTAGGAAGCCTATGTACCAAGTTCTTTAAGGCAACGGGTGAGATCTTTTTCCTTTTGTTGGACACTCTCTATTCTTTCTTTTCTTTCCCTTTGCGATGGAAGCTCTTTTTAACGCAAATCTTATCGATTGGAGCAAAATCCCAGATCATTGTTGTTATAACGGGAGCTTTCACTGGGGCGGTTTTTGCTGCCCAGGTTCAATTCCATTTTGGTAAACTAGGGATGAGTTCAGCGACAGGACCTGTGGTTACCTTGGCAATGTTAAGGGAGTTAGGACCTGTCCTTTGTGCCTTGATGGTCTCTGGTCGGGTCGGTTCAGCTATGGCTGCAGAAATATCCACGATGAAAGTGACTGAGCAGATCGATGCTTTAAGATCCCTTGGGGTGTACGTAACCCAATATTTAATCGTACCCAGGTTCCTTGGCTTGGTTGTATCCATGCCCTTGTTGGTAGCTATTACTTCTGGCATAGGGATTCTTTGCGGCTACCTAGTTTCAGTTCCCTTGCTTGGAGTAGAGCCGGCTTATTACTGGGAAAATACGATCCGGTTTACTTCACTGGATGACGTATGGATGGGAGAAATAAAAGGGATGTTTTTTGGCGGATTAATCGTGTTGATTAGTTGCTACAGGGGGCTTAATTGCCAGCTCAGTGCCGAAGGAGTAGGCGTTGCGGCTACGCAGGCCATGGTTTACTCTTCCATTGCTATTCTTATATCGAATTTTTTCTTCAGTTTTCTCATGAATATTCTATTTGCCTAA